Proteins encoded within one genomic window of Magnetococcales bacterium:
- the rsmB gene encoding 16S rRNA (cytosine(967)-C(5))-methyltransferase RsmB: MPTDKPTGTKRKTLSIKPTGGVTKIVVKKRPGARRKASAKKRPGTSERSPSFKPGGETRGASSASRERGESQGTPFGEKPRENQKTSRPIQYRGMPGKSPSEYRKERAQTPLPQEPLEKPDAPPPMAKRPDQQEDTFREKRPERPDTDSPSGEKRSGRLWTKTAPTKMRRDRQEKSGAVRLWFPKGHDSRTAAIRVVLGVLRDGEALDSALDYHLERVQGLSGRDRGLAVEIATGTIRHLSLLDHLLGCAMTRGMPPKDHFLWAVLRTASYQIHFMRIPARAAVHEAVALVKKSPDLPRAGFINAVLRRVTDQDREKLLSTLTNPTSRRAITWSHPPWLVALWESQLDGPLLEQRLAANNIPGPLTLRVNTLVTNRQEALAAWGERARPTDFSPEGVVITGGGPIWELPGFKEGWFAVQDEAAQLVSRLLDPRPEEKILDACAAPGGKTAHLAALANNQAHITALDSNPKRLERVRENLERLQVQGVEVMAADAGDFSVGDPSSTEENPLQTAPPLFDKALVDAPCLGTGVIRRHPDIKWRRKRDSLERIIQEQARILNQVAAQVRPGGVLVYATCSLETGENEQQISHFLETHPEWQPSPLDSEREGLPEASITPRGEFRSEPGLEGMDGFFAARLVKNIESP, encoded by the coding sequence AAAAAACGTCCCGGCGCCCGTCGCAAGGCCTCTGCAAAAAAACGTCCGGGCACGTCCGAAAGATCCCCTTCGTTCAAACCCGGAGGAGAGACCCGGGGAGCCTCCTCGGCCAGTCGGGAGCGGGGAGAGTCCCAAGGCACCCCCTTTGGGGAAAAACCCCGGGAAAACCAAAAAACATCCCGCCCGATTCAATACCGGGGCATGCCGGGCAAATCCCCCTCGGAATATCGCAAGGAAAGAGCCCAAACGCCTCTGCCACAGGAGCCTCTGGAAAAGCCGGACGCGCCGCCCCCTATGGCCAAGCGCCCGGACCAGCAGGAGGATACCTTCAGGGAAAAACGCCCGGAGAGACCGGATACGGATAGCCCCTCTGGGGAAAAGCGTTCCGGCAGACTCTGGACAAAAACAGCCCCCACCAAAATGCGTCGTGACCGGCAAGAAAAATCCGGAGCGGTTCGTCTCTGGTTTCCAAAGGGCCACGACTCCCGCACCGCTGCCATTCGGGTGGTGCTGGGGGTACTTCGGGATGGAGAAGCCCTGGATAGCGCTCTCGATTATCACCTGGAGCGGGTGCAGGGGCTATCCGGTCGGGATCGGGGCTTGGCGGTGGAGATTGCCACCGGCACCATCCGCCACTTGAGCCTTCTGGATCATCTCCTGGGTTGCGCCATGACCCGGGGGATGCCTCCCAAGGATCACTTTCTCTGGGCTGTGTTGCGAACGGCCAGCTACCAGATCCACTTCATGCGCATTCCCGCCCGGGCTGCCGTTCATGAAGCGGTCGCTCTGGTTAAAAAATCCCCGGATCTGCCCCGGGCCGGATTCATCAACGCCGTGCTGCGCAGGGTGACCGATCAGGACCGGGAAAAACTCCTGTCCACCCTCACCAACCCCACCAGCCGCCGGGCCATCACCTGGTCCCACCCACCGTGGCTGGTGGCCCTCTGGGAGTCGCAACTGGATGGCCCCCTCCTGGAACAACGCCTGGCTGCCAACAATATCCCCGGCCCCCTCACCCTGCGGGTCAACACCCTGGTAACCAACCGTCAGGAAGCTCTGGCCGCCTGGGGAGAGAGAGCCCGACCCACCGATTTTTCCCCGGAAGGGGTCGTGATCACGGGGGGTGGTCCCATCTGGGAGCTGCCGGGGTTCAAGGAGGGGTGGTTTGCGGTGCAGGATGAAGCGGCGCAACTGGTCTCCCGGCTGTTGGATCCCCGGCCCGAAGAAAAAATTCTCGACGCCTGTGCCGCGCCAGGAGGAAAAACCGCCCATCTGGCAGCCCTGGCCAACAATCAGGCCCACATCACAGCCCTCGACAGCAATCCCAAACGCCTGGAAAGGGTGCGGGAAAATCTGGAGCGTCTTCAGGTCCAGGGGGTGGAAGTGATGGCGGCAGATGCGGGCGATTTCAGCGTGGGAGATCCTTCATCAACGGAAGAAAATCCCCTCCAAACCGCCCCCCCCCTCTTCGACAAGGCCCTGGTGGATGCCCCCTGTCTTGGTACCGGGGTCATCCGTCGCCATCCGGATATCAAATGGCGTCGGAAGCGGGACTCCCTGGAGCGGATTATCCAAGAGCAAGCCCGGATTTTAAATCAGGTCGCCGCCCAGGTACGCCCGGGGGGGGTGCTGGTCTATGCCACCTGCTCCCTGGAAACCGGGGAAAATGAACAACAGATCAGCCACTTTCTCGAAACCCACCCCGAGTGGCAACCAAGCCCCCTGGATTCAGAGCGGGAGGGACTACCCGAAGCGAGCATCACTCCCCGTGGCGAGTTCCGCTCGGAGCCGGGGTTGGAAGGGATGGATGGTTTTTTTGCAGCGCGGTTGGTAAAAAATATTGAATCCCCTTAA
- the rsmA gene encoding ribosomal RNA small subunit methyltransferase A, translated as MPPSIRQLLRSHGIFPKKGLSQNFLTDPTISNQIVNLANVHPGDRVVEIGPGIGSLTQPLLKQCEVVHAIEMDDQLIPILKETTQNKGTLHIIQGDALKINYTTLANQLGGPIHIVANLPYRISSPLLFHLLEQRHTIASMTLMFQKEVAQRLTAPPNCKDYGALTVQCQMWMDVEKVLDVPPDAFHPVPKVTSAVVHFLPRQKPVAEIPDPAWFNQVVRTAFGQRRKTLKNALKPLDPDSGEWLKKADIDPIRRGETLTLTEFAHLARIGLAKAIPPEDTIQS; from the coding sequence ATGCCTCCTTCCATCCGGCAACTCCTCCGCTCCCACGGGATCTTTCCCAAAAAAGGGCTCAGCCAAAACTTCCTCACCGATCCCACCATCTCCAACCAAATCGTCAACCTGGCCAACGTCCACCCAGGCGACAGAGTCGTGGAAATCGGCCCAGGCATCGGCAGCCTCACCCAACCACTCCTCAAACAATGCGAAGTCGTCCACGCCATCGAAATGGATGACCAACTCATCCCCATCCTGAAAGAAACCACACAAAATAAAGGCACCCTCCACATCATCCAGGGAGACGCCCTCAAAATCAATTACACCACCCTCGCCAACCAACTGGGCGGCCCCATTCATATCGTCGCCAACCTCCCCTACCGTATCTCCTCACCCCTCCTCTTCCACCTCCTGGAACAACGCCACACCATCGCCTCCATGACCCTCATGTTCCAAAAAGAGGTCGCCCAACGACTCACCGCCCCACCCAACTGCAAAGACTACGGAGCGCTCACCGTCCAATGCCAAATGTGGATGGATGTGGAAAAAGTGCTGGATGTGCCACCAGACGCCTTCCACCCAGTGCCAAAAGTCACCTCCGCCGTGGTCCACTTCCTCCCCCGGCAAAAACCCGTAGCCGAAATACCCGACCCGGCCTGGTTCAACCAAGTGGTGCGCACCGCCTTCGGTCAACGCCGAAAAACCCTGAAAAATGCCCTCAAACCCCTGGATCCAGATTCAGGAGAGTGGCTCAAAAAAGCCGACATCGACCCCATCCGCCGGGGAGAAACCCTGACCCTGACAGAATTCGCCCACCTGGCCCGAATCGGCTTAGCTAAAGCCATCCCACCTGAAGACACCATCCAATCCTGA
- a CDS encoding DUF262 domain-containing protein, with protein sequence MQENQSLPEVKSEIVFISDLLQEVRRGRIRIPRFQRPFVWSREQIRELLDSIRQQFPIGSLLVWDTNTVLSSTSRIGTTTVISAPEGSTIAHVLDGQQRLTTLVGALLQPNEQDTDDEDPDRWKIWFDARANEFEHPKREETMEAFHFPMWKLNDTIDLLTECDRMRNAAQGDEGLGYVSRVQTLARTFQGYKLPLIRLQHSNLTQAVETFTRLNSRGRAMTADQMASALTYMEDPSGKPSFRFDVIIDRSLEQLDRYGFGDIDRRFVLRAHLANIDEEIYRTDWTRATAKGKRGEIRRKLSEVAVEESDQSLLRAVSFLMNMGVNCSRLLPYGMQLVVLSAFFSQRPDPTENQKSLLRRWFWVSSFAGWIASGNPSRISALVKEFRNEVAANDNPTHLKNMNLEEPAQAFPKRFDMRSARARTILLMLLNQKPRDSQGNLIADPWKNILSQGPSALGRIFSSGIDRDLAQGPANRILQVVDEERSQASKWLLALGKVDPPKREEILLSHAISVAAWEALKVNDRDRFLELRQEYLIELEQVVMKEERVVPPPTTEPQFSPTDTE encoded by the coding sequence ATGCAAGAAAACCAGTCCCTTCCAGAAGTCAAATCCGAGATTGTCTTCATTTCCGACCTGCTGCAGGAGGTCAGACGTGGCCGTATCCGCATTCCCCGCTTTCAGCGCCCGTTTGTGTGGAGCCGGGAGCAGATTCGGGAACTGTTGGACAGTATTCGCCAGCAGTTTCCCATTGGCAGCCTGTTGGTGTGGGATACGAATACTGTTCTAAGCAGTACCTCTCGAATCGGTACCACTACCGTTATCAGTGCGCCTGAGGGGAGCACGATTGCTCATGTGTTGGATGGTCAACAGCGTTTGACTACCTTGGTGGGGGCTCTCCTGCAGCCGAACGAGCAGGATACGGACGATGAAGATCCGGATCGGTGGAAAATTTGGTTTGATGCGCGTGCGAATGAATTTGAGCATCCCAAACGGGAAGAAACCATGGAAGCGTTCCATTTTCCCATGTGGAAATTGAACGATACCATTGATCTGCTCACTGAGTGTGACCGTATGCGCAACGCAGCACAGGGAGATGAGGGGTTGGGCTATGTCAGTCGTGTACAGACCTTGGCCCGCACTTTTCAGGGATACAAACTTCCGCTTATCCGTCTGCAACATTCCAACCTGACTCAGGCGGTGGAGACATTTACCCGTTTGAATTCCAGAGGTCGGGCCATGACTGCCGATCAGATGGCCTCTGCCTTGACCTATATGGAAGATCCTTCCGGCAAGCCCTCTTTTCGCTTCGATGTAATTATTGATCGCTCTCTTGAACAGTTGGACCGTTATGGCTTTGGAGATATTGATCGACGATTTGTCCTTCGGGCTCACCTGGCCAACATTGATGAAGAGATCTACCGGACTGACTGGACCAGGGCGACAGCCAAGGGAAAAAGAGGGGAAATCCGAAGGAAGTTGTCAGAGGTGGCGGTGGAAGAGTCTGATCAGTCGCTGTTAAGGGCTGTGTCTTTTCTGATGAATATGGGTGTGAATTGCAGTCGGCTACTTCCCTACGGCATGCAGTTGGTGGTGCTGAGCGCTTTTTTTTCCCAGCGCCCAGACCCGACGGAAAACCAGAAAAGCTTGTTGCGGCGCTGGTTTTGGGTTTCATCTTTTGCCGGATGGATCGCCAGTGGCAATCCATCCCGGATCAGTGCCCTGGTTAAGGAGTTTCGCAATGAGGTCGCTGCCAATGACAATCCCACACATTTGAAAAACATGAACTTGGAAGAGCCAGCGCAGGCGTTTCCAAAGCGGTTTGACATGCGTAGTGCCCGAGCCCGTACCATCCTGTTGATGCTGCTGAACCAGAAACCCCGTGACAGTCAGGGTAACCTCATTGCAGATCCATGGAAGAATATTTTGTCCCAAGGCCCCAGTGCTTTGGGGCGTATTTTTTCTTCCGGTATTGATAGGGATTTGGCACAAGGGCCAGCCAATCGGATTCTTCAGGTGGTTGATGAGGAGAGGTCTCAGGCCTCGAAGTGGCTGTTGGCGTTGGGAAAAGTCGATCCACCAAAACGCGAAGAGATTTTGCTAAGTCATGCCATTTCAGTCGCTGCCTGGGAGGCTTTGAAGGTCAATGACCGGGACCGGTTTCTAGAGTTGCGTCAAGAGTATCTGATTGAGCTGGAACAGGTTGTTATGAAAGAGGAAAGGGTTGTTCCCCCTCCTACAACAGAGCCTCAATTTTCTCCTACCGATACTGAATAA
- the sulP gene encoding sulfate permease, with protein sequence MNLAKRFLPFLNWFPMSGGTIRADLIAGITVALVLIPQSMAYAQLAGLPPYYGLYAAFMPGAIAALFGSSKQLATGPVAVVSLLTASALLPFAAAGSDPYIGLAIMMTLMVGMFQLALGLSRLGVVISFLSHPVIIGFTNAAALVIGLSQLSKIFGVKMGRSESFMNDIWQVVLQVGDLHFVTLLFGVAAFTIMVVLKKKKPKYPNVLIAVSVTTIISWMIGFENMGGKVVGTIPEGLPKFAFPELDLATMAQLFTSAMVISLVGFMEAISIAKAMAAKTKDRIDPNQELIGQGLANIVGSIAQSYPTSGSFSRSAVNLSAGARTGLSSLFTALVVLITLLFLTPLLYHLPQAVLAAVIMMAVIGLINFKAVSHAWHANKHDGIAAVVTFVATLGFAPHLDKGIMIGAGLAIFFFLFRVMRPRVAILGRYKDGTLRDLQVHPTLPTDDRIILIRFDGQLFFANITYFEDSILGALADKPDAKYILVVGDGINQLDASGEEVIHHLVERMAENNITMVFSGLKKQVLDVMRRTNLFDAIGGDNNIFATESQAIADMYRRLEGDHKPLMPEERLAET encoded by the coding sequence ATGAACCTAGCCAAACGTTTTCTGCCCTTTCTGAACTGGTTCCCCATGAGTGGCGGAACCATCCGCGCCGACCTGATCGCCGGCATCACCGTCGCCCTGGTTTTGATTCCCCAATCCATGGCCTATGCCCAGCTGGCGGGACTCCCCCCCTACTATGGGCTCTATGCCGCCTTCATGCCCGGCGCCATCGCCGCCCTCTTCGGCTCCTCCAAGCAGCTGGCAACCGGCCCGGTGGCAGTGGTTTCGCTACTGACCGCCTCCGCCCTGCTCCCCTTTGCCGCAGCGGGCTCCGATCCCTACATCGGCCTCGCCATCATGATGACTTTGATGGTGGGTATGTTTCAGCTCGCCTTGGGTCTCAGCCGCCTGGGAGTGGTGATCAGCTTTCTCTCCCATCCGGTAATCATCGGCTTTACCAACGCCGCCGCCCTGGTGATTGGCCTCTCCCAGCTCTCCAAAATTTTCGGGGTCAAGATGGGCCGGAGCGAAAGCTTCATGAACGACATCTGGCAAGTGGTGCTTCAGGTGGGGGATCTTCACTTTGTCACCCTGCTCTTTGGGGTGGCCGCCTTTACCATCATGGTCGTTTTGAAAAAGAAAAAACCAAAATACCCCAACGTGTTGATCGCCGTCAGTGTCACCACCATCATCAGCTGGATGATCGGCTTCGAAAACATGGGCGGCAAGGTGGTCGGCACCATTCCCGAGGGGCTGCCGAAATTTGCCTTCCCGGAGCTGGATTTGGCCACCATGGCCCAGCTTTTCACCAGCGCCATGGTGATCTCCCTGGTAGGCTTCATGGAGGCGATCTCCATCGCCAAGGCGATGGCCGCCAAAACCAAGGACCGCATCGATCCCAACCAGGAGCTGATCGGTCAGGGGCTGGCCAATATCGTCGGTAGTATCGCCCAATCCTATCCCACCTCCGGCTCCTTCTCCCGCTCGGCGGTTAACTTGAGCGCAGGCGCCAGAACCGGGCTCTCCTCTCTCTTCACCGCCCTGGTGGTGCTCATCACCCTGCTCTTTTTGACTCCCCTCCTCTATCATCTCCCCCAGGCGGTGCTGGCAGCGGTGATCATGATGGCGGTGATTGGGCTGATCAACTTCAAGGCCGTAAGCCACGCCTGGCACGCCAACAAGCACGACGGCATCGCCGCTGTGGTCACCTTCGTCGCCACCCTGGGCTTCGCCCCCCATCTCGACAAGGGGATCATGATCGGTGCAGGGCTCGCCATCTTTTTCTTCCTCTTCCGGGTAATGCGCCCCCGGGTGGCCATCCTCGGACGTTACAAGGACGGCACCCTCCGGGATCTCCAGGTCCACCCCACCCTGCCCACCGATGACCGCATCATCCTCATCCGCTTCGACGGGCAACTCTTCTTTGCCAACATCACCTATTTTGAGGACTCCATCCTGGGTGCTCTTGCCGATAAGCCGGACGCCAAATATATCCTGGTGGTGGGCGACGGCATCAACCAGCTGGATGCCTCCGGCGAGGAAGTGATCCACCACTTGGTGGAACGGATGGCAGAAAACAACATCACGATGGTCTTTTCAGGACTGAAAAAACAGGTGCTGGATGTCATGCGCCGCACCAATCTGTTCGATGCCATCGGCGGGGATAACAATATCTTCGCAACGGAAAGCCAGGCCATCGCCGACATGTACCGACGACTGGAGGGTGATCACAAACCGTTGATGCCGGAAGAGAGATTGGCTGAAACTTGA